Proteins co-encoded in one Nicotiana sylvestris chromosome 7, ASM39365v2, whole genome shotgun sequence genomic window:
- the LOC138872996 gene encoding uncharacterized protein, whose translation MKVWTEDFNLHDEVLKKIPLWVKLPNLPINWWSMTALSKIESALGNPIYADECTIGAIRISFARLLVETNITKPLPRQVKLQDPKGKEMEANATAMQQKKANKGRMIWVRTDKEGGNENKENDQTKESSVNQKTEPEQGKNEMQNKEAGWITVAGKSTARVTKAKQYEGQSVDENNGFQSLMIDQRNEEAGLNKMYKQKEVKEFVRINNKVVIALVEHRVKDLKANEIIKKIAPSWEWVSNARTKQKAIYGLHTIKDRKAMWEKLRQINSNHQGPWLAMGDYNAVLHYVGREYTWINNHTYSRINMGLVNTDWMMIMPSLKIQVLEPLISDHSPLKLMITQMHTKKSRPFRFLNCIADHPLFIQQVEMAWRREGKLERCK comes from the exons ATGAAGGTATGGACGGAGGATTTCAATTTACATGATGAAGTCTTAAAGAAAATTCCATTATGGGTTAAGTTACCCAACTTACCCATTAACTGGTGGAGTATGACTGCATTAAGCAAAATAGAAAGTGCCTTAGGTAATCCTATTTATGCTGATGAATGCACGATTGGAGCAATTAGGATCTCATTTGCTCGATTATTAGTAGAAACGAACATCACTAAACCCCTTCCAAGGCAGGTGAAACTACAGGATCCTAAAGGGAAGGAAATG GAAGCCAATGCAACAGCTATGCAGCAGAAGAAGGCTAACAAGGGTAGAATGATATGGGTCAGAACTGATAAAGAAGGAGGAAATGAGAATAAGGAAAATGATCAGACGAAAGAAAGTTCAGTCAATCAAAAGACTGAACCAGAACAAGGAAAAAATGAAATGCAAAATAAGGAAGCAGGTTGGATCACAGTGGCAGGCAAATCAACAGCAAGAGTAACCAAAGCTAAGCAATATGAGGGCCAAAGTGTTGATGAAAACAATGGATTCCAGAGCTTGATGATTGACCAAAGGAATGAAGAAGCAG GGCTGAATAAAATGTACAAGCAGAAAGAAGTAAAAGAGTTTGTAAGAATAAATAATAAAGTTGTTATTGCATTAGTTGAACACAGGGTCAAAGATCTGAAAGCCAATGAAATTATAAAAAAGATAGCACCAAGTTGGGAATGGGTGTCTAATGCTAGAACAAAGCAGAAAG CAATATATGGACTTCATACCATCAAAGACAGGAAAGCTATGTGGGAGAAGTTGAGACAGATTAATAGCAACCATCAAGGACCTTGGCTTGCAATGGGGGACTACAATGCTGTGCTACAT TATGTGGGAAGGGAATATACATGGATTAATAATCATACATACAGTAGGATAAACATGGGGCTGGTGAATACAGATTGGATGATGATTATGCCTAGTTTGAAAATACAGGTGCTAGAGCCATTAATATCTGACCATTCACCTCTAAAGTTGATGATCACACAGATGCATACAAAGAAAAGCAGGCCTTTCAGATTTCTAAATTGTATTGCAGACCATCCTCTCTTTATTCAGCAAGTTGAAATGGCCTGGAGGAGGGAAGGGAAGCTGGAAAGATGCAAATAG
- the LOC104211060 gene encoding formiminotransferase cyclodeaminase-like protein, whose product MDSNSVSKDKKKNVIHSMLLCCKLYISESRNKEALEPIERAAKLDPETVIINKFQDRDYNRVNYTLVSYVIHDSTGCPIYSPLHQTVVAMVAAAYDAINLEQHSGAHPRLGVVDDILIHPLARASLDEAAWLAKKVAADIGNRFQVPVYLYAAAHPMGKALDTIRRELGYYRPNFRGIQWAGWAQPEQVPVKPDEGPEVVSRARGVVMIGAHQWVAMYNIPIMSTDLSAARRIAQRVSARGGGLPTVQTLGLFHGEDSTEIACILLEPNQIGADRVQNHVETLASQEGLDTEKGYFTDLSPEMIIERYMKLISNSD is encoded by the exons ATGGATTCCAATTCAGTGTCCAAG GACAAGAAGAAAAATGTAATTCATTCAATGCTGCTGTGCTGCAAGCTCTACATATCCGAATCACGCAACAAAGAAGCTCTTGAACCCATTGAGCGTGCTGCGAAACTTGATCCAGAAACAGTCATTATTAACAAATTTCAGGATCGCGATTACAATCGTGTGAACTACACTCTTGTATCATATGTTATTCATGACAGCACAGGCTGCCCTATTTACAGCCCCTTGCATCAAACTGTCGTGGCAATGGTTGCTGCAGCCTATGACGCCATAAATCTTGAGCAGCACTCGGGTGCTCATCCTCGCCTTGGTGTCGTGGATGACATTCTCATTCATCCACTGGCGCGAGCTTCATTGGATGAAGCTGCTTGGCTTGCTAAAAAGGTTGCAGCTGATATTGGAAACCGGTTTCAAG TACCTGTTTATTTATATGCTGCTGCTCACCCAATGGGGAAAGCTTTGGACACAATCAGGAGGGAGCTAGGCTATTACCGGCCTAACTTCAGGGGCATCCAATGGGCAGGATGGGCTCAACCAGAGCAGGTTCCGGTTAAACCTGATGAAGGACCAGAAGTAGTGTCTCGAGCTAGAGGGGTCGTGATGATTGGAGCTCATCAATGGGTAGCCATGTACAACATTCCAATTATGTCGACTGATCTCTCAGCTGCTAGACGGATTGCTCAGAGGGTAAGTGCTCGAGGTGGAGGCCTACCCACCGTGCAAACTTTAGGCCTGTTTCACGGTGAGGACTCAACTGAGATAGCTTGCATTCTGCTGGAACCAAACCAAATTGGAGCTGATCGCGTCCAGAACCATGTTGAGACACTGGCATCTCAAGAAGGCTTGGATACAGAGAAGGGGTATTTTACTGATTTGTCTCCTGAAATGATCATTGAAAGATATATG
- the LOC104223065 gene encoding uncharacterized protein, translating into MSNRMQDTKLIEKEKVLKHNLEKWVMIEENVYKQKSRVQWLKLGDSNSGYFFAQMKHRNNTNRIQMLTDDMERQLVLDDEIEAEILGYYRKLLGSKDDSIPAINPNVIKMGTILSREQQMQLIKQVTKEEIGEVLEEINDQKALGYDGFNAIFFKRAWGSIGEEVTQAVKEFFDIAQMYKPVNCISITLIPKVKSPTSIKEFSPYHDAQ; encoded by the coding sequence ATGAGTAACAGAATGCAAGACACTAAGTTAATTGAGAAAGAGAAAGTACTGAAGCATAATTTAGAGAAGTGGGTGATGATAGAGGAAAATGTCTACAAGCAGAAATCAAGGGTGCAATGGCTGAAACTGGGAGATTCCAATTCAGGTTACTTCTTTGCACAGATGAAACACAGGAACAATACAAATAGAATCCAAATGTTAACAGATGATATGGAAAGGCAGCTAGTTCTAGATGATGAAATAGAGGCAGAAATCCTAGGCTACTATAGGAAGCTACTAGGATCAAAAGATGATTCCATTCCAGCTATTAATCCTAATGTAATCAAAATGGGAACAATCTTAAGTAGAGAGCAACAAATGCAACTGATCAAACAGGTAACTAAGGAAGAAATAGGAGAGGTATTGGAAGAGATTAATGATCAGAAGGCTCTGGGATATGATGGATTCAATGCTATATTTTTCAAAAGGGCATGGGGAAGTATAGGAGAAGAGGTGACACAAGCTGTTAAGGAGTTTTTTGATATTGCACAAATGTATAAACCAGTGAACTGTATTTCCATAACTCTAATCCCTAAAGTCAAAAGTCCAACAAGTATAAAAGAGTTCAGCCCATATCATGATGCACAGTGA